The proteins below are encoded in one region of Streptomyces roseirectus:
- a CDS encoding nucleotidyltransferase family protein, which yields MTHNEGQVVGVVLAAGGGRRLGGRPKALLVHRGRPLVEHAVAVLRAAGVARVHVVLGAAAGDVREAARLEDCVVVENAAWAEGMGGSLRAGIESAGAMGAGAVLVALVDQPGVGTEAVRRVLEAYEGEESLVSAAYDGVRGHPVLFGAAHWAGVTASATGDRGARAYLKAHTVRLVECGDVAEAYDIDVEADLGRLE from the coding sequence ATGACGCACAACGAGGGCCAGGTCGTCGGTGTGGTGCTCGCCGCGGGCGGCGGGCGCCGGCTCGGGGGACGCCCCAAGGCGTTGCTCGTCCACCGGGGCCGTCCGCTGGTGGAGCACGCCGTGGCGGTGCTCCGCGCGGCCGGTGTCGCGCGCGTGCACGTCGTCCTGGGGGCCGCCGCCGGCGATGTGCGCGAGGCGGCCCGGCTGGAGGACTGCGTGGTCGTGGAGAACGCCGCCTGGGCCGAGGGCATGGGCGGCTCTCTGCGGGCCGGAATCGAGTCGGCCGGGGCGATGGGCGCGGGAGCGGTCCTGGTGGCGCTGGTGGACCAGCCAGGCGTCGGGACGGAGGCGGTGCGCCGGGTCCTGGAGGCGTACGAGGGCGAGGAGTCGCTGGTGTCGGCCGCCTACGACGGGGTACGCGGCCATCCCGTCCTCTTCGGCGCCGCGCACTGGGCGGGCGTCACGGCGTCGGCGACCGGCGACCGGGGCGCGCGGGCGTACCTCAAGGCGCACACGGTCCGGCTCGTGGAGTGCGGGGACGTCGCCGAGGCGTACGACATCGACGTCGAGGCGGACCTGGGCCGCCTGGAGTGA
- the aceB gene encoding malate synthase A gives MSALTLVDAEPLPRQEEVLTDEALAFVAELHRRFTPRRDELLALRAERRAEIARTSTLDFLPETAAIRADDSWRVAPAPAALNDRRVEITGPTDRKMTINALNSGAKIWLADFEDASAPTWENVVLGQLNLSDAYTRTIDFTDERTGKSYALRPDAELATVVMRPRGWHLNERHLVDEDGTQVPGAFVDFGLYLFHNARRLIDLGKGPYFYLPKTESHLEARLWNEVFVFAQDYVGIPQGTIRATVLIETITAAYEMDEILYELRDHASGLNAGRWDYLFSIVKNFRDGGAKFVLPDRNAVTMTAPFMRAYTELLVRTCHKRGAHAIGGMAAFIPSRRDAEVNKVAFEKVRADKDREAGDGFDGSWVAHPDLVPIAMESFDKVLGDRPNQKDRLREDVRVEAADLIAVDSLTAKPTYDGLVNAVQVGVRYIEAWLRGLGAVAIFNLMEDAATAEISRSQIWQWINAGVEFENGQKATPELVREVAAGELAAIKAELGEDAFAAGRWQQAHDLLLTVALDDDYADFLTLPAYEQLKG, from the coding sequence ATGTCCGCACTGACCCTCGTCGACGCCGAGCCGCTGCCCCGGCAGGAGGAGGTGCTGACGGACGAGGCCCTGGCGTTCGTGGCGGAGCTGCACCGGCGCTTCACCCCGCGCCGCGACGAACTCCTCGCCCTGCGCGCCGAGCGCCGCGCCGAGATCGCCCGCACCTCCACGCTGGACTTCCTCCCGGAGACCGCCGCGATCCGCGCCGACGACTCCTGGCGCGTGGCCCCCGCCCCGGCCGCGCTGAACGACCGCCGCGTCGAGATCACCGGCCCCACCGACCGCAAGATGACGATCAACGCCCTCAACTCGGGGGCGAAGATCTGGCTCGCGGACTTCGAGGACGCCTCCGCGCCGACGTGGGAGAACGTGGTCCTCGGCCAGCTGAACCTGTCCGACGCCTACACCCGGACCATCGACTTCACGGACGAGCGCACCGGCAAGTCCTACGCCCTGCGCCCCGACGCCGAACTCGCCACGGTCGTCATGCGCCCGCGCGGCTGGCACCTGAACGAGCGCCACCTCGTCGACGAGGACGGCACCCAGGTCCCCGGCGCCTTCGTCGACTTCGGTCTGTACCTCTTCCACAACGCGCGCCGCCTCATCGACCTCGGCAAGGGCCCGTACTTCTACCTCCCGAAGACCGAGTCGCACCTCGAAGCCCGCCTGTGGAACGAGGTGTTCGTCTTCGCGCAGGACTACGTGGGCATCCCGCAGGGCACGATCCGCGCGACCGTCCTGATCGAGACCATCACCGCGGCCTACGAGATGGACGAGATCCTGTACGAACTCCGCGACCACGCCTCGGGGTTGAACGCGGGCCGCTGGGACTACCTGTTCTCCATCGTGAAGAACTTCCGTGACGGCGGCGCCAAGTTCGTCCTGCCGGACCGCAACGCGGTCACGATGACGGCCCCGTTCATGCGCGCGTACACCGAACTCCTCGTCCGCACCTGCCACAAGCGCGGCGCGCACGCGATCGGCGGCATGGCGGCGTTCATCCCCTCCCGCCGGGACGCGGAGGTCAACAAGGTCGCGTTCGAGAAGGTCCGCGCCGACAAGGACCGCGAGGCCGGCGACGGTTTCGACGGCTCCTGGGTCGCCCACCCCGACCTGGTCCCGATCGCCATGGAGTCCTTCGACAAGGTCCTCGGCGACAGGCCGAACCAGAAGGACCGCCTGCGCGAGGACGTCCGCGTCGAGGCCGCCGACCTGATCGCCGTCGACTCCCTGACGGCGAAGCCGACCTACGACGGACTCGTCAACGCCGTCCAGGTGGGCGTGCGTTACATCGAGGCGTGGCTGCGCGGGCTCGGCGCGGTCGCCATCTTCAACCTCATGGAGGACGCGGCCACCGCCGAGATCTCCCGCTCGCAGATCTGGCAGTGGATCAACGCGGGCGTCGAGTTCGAGAACGGCCAGAAGGCGACCCCCGAGCTGGTCCGCGAGGTCGCCGCCGGTGAACTCGCCGCGATCAAGGCCGAGTTGGGCGAGGACGCGTTCGCCGCGGGCCGCTGGCAGCAGGCGCACGACCTGCTGCTGACGGTCGCCCTGGACGACGACTACGCGGACTTCCTCACGCTGCCCGCGTACGAACAGCTCAAGGGCTGA
- a CDS encoding SelT/SelW/SelH family protein, with product MSGRVEIEYCTQCRWLPRAAWLAQELLTTFETELSELALRPGTGGVFVVRVDDEVVWDRREQGFPEPTAVKRAVRDRVAPGKSLGHSEK from the coding sequence ATGAGTGGCCGTGTCGAGATCGAGTACTGCACCCAGTGCCGCTGGCTGCCCCGCGCCGCCTGGCTCGCGCAGGAACTGCTGACCACGTTCGAGACGGAGCTGAGCGAACTCGCCCTCAGACCCGGCACGGGCGGGGTGTTCGTGGTGCGGGTCGACGACGAGGTCGTCTGGGACCGGCGCGAACAGGGCTTCCCCGAGCCGACGGCCGTGAAGAGGGCCGTACGCGACCGAGTGGCCCCGGGAAAGTCCCTGGGCCACTCGGAGAAGTGA
- a CDS encoding HipA family kinase — protein MLREVTAVRYVNPLRSGGSVPGVVEADDLGTYVVKFTGSAQGRKALVAEVIVGELARALGLRFPELVLVRFDPAIADAEPHQEVRELHAASAGLNLGMDFLPGARDFTPDVAKAFAVGPLEAGRVVWLDALTVNVDRTVHSSNLMVWPTLGVAEPRLWLIDHGAALVFHHRWDASEPHKAYDFRHHALGGYGPDVRAADAELAPKVTEELLRAVVAEVPDAWLTEDFPTPAEAREAYVAYLYARVRASRQWLPTDFPSGEALAAENALRAARSRQGRPAWLKQVPDLHGKPAAQQDWSVHLG, from the coding sequence GTGCTGCGCGAAGTGACTGCCGTCCGATACGTGAACCCCCTGAGGTCGGGCGGTTCGGTGCCCGGGGTCGTCGAGGCCGACGATCTGGGGACGTACGTCGTGAAGTTCACCGGGTCCGCGCAGGGGCGCAAGGCGCTGGTGGCCGAGGTGATCGTGGGGGAGCTGGCGCGGGCGCTGGGGCTGCGGTTCCCGGAGCTGGTGCTGGTCCGCTTCGACCCCGCGATCGCGGACGCCGAGCCGCACCAGGAGGTGCGCGAGCTGCACGCGGCGAGCGCCGGGCTGAACCTCGGCATGGACTTCCTGCCGGGCGCGCGCGACTTCACGCCGGACGTCGCGAAGGCGTTCGCGGTCGGCCCGCTGGAGGCCGGCCGGGTCGTGTGGCTGGACGCCCTGACCGTCAACGTCGACCGTACGGTGCACAGTTCGAACCTGATGGTGTGGCCCACTCTCGGTGTCGCCGAGCCGCGCCTGTGGCTCATCGACCACGGCGCCGCCCTCGTCTTCCACCACCGCTGGGACGCCTCCGAGCCGCACAAGGCGTACGACTTCCGCCACCACGCCCTCGGCGGGTACGGGCCCGACGTGCGCGCCGCCGACGCCGAACTCGCCCCGAAGGTCACCGAGGAACTGCTGCGCGCGGTCGTCGCCGAGGTCCCCGACGCGTGGCTCACCGAGGACTTCCCCACGCCCGCCGAGGCCCGCGAGGCGTACGTGGCCTACCTCTACGCGCGCGTACGCGCCTCCCGGCAGTGGCTGCCCACCGACTTCCCCAGCGGGGAAGCGCTCGCCGCCGAGAACGCCCTGCGCGCGGCGCGCAGTCGGCAAGGACGCCCCGCGTGGCTCAAGCAGGTCCCCGACCTGCACGGCAAGCCCGCGGCCCAACAGGATTGGTCGGTGCACCTCGGATGA
- a CDS encoding IucA/IucC family protein produces MERVPYDPPPADAYAAAPLLNCLLREVAQPTAEPGVHRLPSGRLLRVRGGRRPTEPELITGPGLDLTEPERDGAHRPDRTTHPLDHPALVKLVAEELRLHTGLDNHELPAEMLDSREAVAAILDARARVTPPADLYRRSEQSLVTGHPYHPAPKARGGGPAAAWLPYAPEAYASFPLTLLGVREDLVVEEGDVRALDAFGEAPPGYRLLPAHPWQLALIGETLRQAFEDGDLVRLGTTGDTWPTAAIRTVHDPARDLFLKFSLDVRITNDIRRLWAHDLRKLRRTDEAAARALPGAWLSDRGYRTAAFAFEELAVLVRDGFGDLGATPLLAAGLTEGFDGSPLAATPDPGGWWTAYLGAVVRPALTAFAAGVVLEAHAQNTLVAVDGSGTPVRALYRDAEGVKLLADVGRAAGWERLVYTLVVNHLTEAAGALVEHHPGFDPWPAVRHEFARCDLPEAAALLTAPTLPGKTNLLLRWTGADGADARYLPLPNPLAGS; encoded by the coding sequence GTGGAACGCGTGCCTTACGACCCCCCGCCCGCCGACGCGTACGCCGCCGCGCCGCTGCTCAACTGCCTGCTGCGGGAGGTCGCCCAGCCGACGGCCGAACCGGGCGTCCACCGGCTGCCCAGCGGGCGGCTGCTGAGGGTGCGCGGGGGGCGCCGGCCGACGGAACCCGAGCTGATCACCGGGCCCGGCCTCGATCTCACGGAACCGGAGCGAGACGGCGCGCACCGCCCCGACCGCACCACCCACCCCCTCGACCACCCCGCCCTGGTGAAACTCGTCGCCGAAGAACTCCGCCTCCACACCGGCCTCGACAACCACGAACTCCCCGCCGAGATGCTGGACAGCCGCGAGGCGGTCGCCGCGATCCTCGACGCACGCGCGCGTGTGACCCCGCCCGCCGACCTCTACCGCCGCTCCGAGCAGTCCCTGGTCACGGGCCACCCTTACCACCCGGCCCCCAAGGCGCGCGGCGGTGGCCCGGCGGCGGCGTGGCTGCCGTACGCGCCCGAGGCGTATGCGAGCTTCCCGCTCACCCTGCTCGGCGTGCGCGAGGACCTGGTCGTCGAGGAGGGCGACGTCCGTGCCCTGGACGCGTTCGGCGAGGCCCCGCCCGGCTACCGGCTGCTGCCCGCGCACCCCTGGCAGCTCGCGCTCATCGGCGAGACGCTGCGGCAGGCGTTCGAGGACGGGGACCTCGTCCGGCTCGGCACGACCGGCGACACCTGGCCGACCGCCGCGATCCGCACCGTCCACGACCCGGCCCGCGACCTCTTCCTCAAGTTCAGCCTGGATGTCCGCATCACCAACGACATCCGCCGCCTGTGGGCCCACGACCTGCGCAAACTCCGCAGGACCGACGAGGCCGCCGCCCGCGCGCTGCCCGGCGCCTGGCTGAGCGACCGCGGCTACCGCACCGCCGCCTTCGCCTTCGAGGAGCTGGCCGTCCTGGTCCGCGACGGCTTCGGCGACCTCGGCGCGACCCCGCTGCTCGCGGCGGGCCTCACCGAGGGCTTCGACGGCAGCCCGCTCGCCGCCACACCCGACCCCGGGGGCTGGTGGACGGCGTACCTCGGGGCCGTCGTCCGGCCCGCGCTGACCGCGTTCGCCGCCGGCGTCGTCCTCGAAGCGCACGCCCAGAACACGCTGGTGGCCGTGGACGGCTCGGGGACGCCCGTGCGGGCCCTGTACCGGGACGCGGAGGGCGTCAAGCTCCTCGCGGACGTCGGGCGCGCGGCGGGCTGGGAGAGGCTGGTCTACACGCTCGTCGTCAACCACCTCACCGAGGCCGCGGGTGCCCTCGTCGAGCACCACCCGGGTTTCGACCCCTGGCCCGCCGTACGGCACGAGTTCGCCCGCTGCGACCTCCCCGAGGCGGCGGCGCTCCTGACCGCGCCCACCCTCCCCGGCAAGACCAACCTCCTGCTGCGCTGGACCGGCGCCGACGGCGCGGACGCCCGCTACCTCCCCCTGCCCAACCCGCTGGCGGGTTCCTGA
- a CDS encoding IucA/IucC family protein, whose amino-acid sequence MHRPPTAEAEIAAELAVHRPGLGPRYAAELPGARAAVLTRLWRALTHEPLPWIAARDLAAGTLRLADGRRLHGPSPDPFATDGYVTAVRLDGAVYDDPARLMTDLGVPHATGFAAELAHSAASLALSRADREEPGEDWPASDWEWEQRVIDGHPYHPNCRSRPGFSVVEQLAYGPEHRAPVRLSLVPVPVGECLTSGTWPAEFRDGGRLLVPAHPWQARHVLKRTADAGLTAHPLMSLRTLALPDGGPHVKTALSARLTSSVRDISTGSVLASAALSAFAETVAARTDGLLHVTRTPGAATAGSPDLAAVWRESPLRYAAPGEHIVPVAALATTELPSRAGWLAAFARLCLTVGLRLLDLGVALEAHGQNLLAVLSADGTPLRLVYRDLADIRVSPARLAHHGIPLPDLPERILTDDVTALRSKLFGSLVAGALGSTAGSRTALAQALETALPDLPPTPDLTALRELPLPTKALTLMRLSPGVSGDQWALLPNPSRN is encoded by the coding sequence GTGCACCGTCCCCCCACCGCCGAGGCCGAGATCGCGGCCGAACTGGCCGTCCACCGGCCCGGCCTCGGCCCCCGGTACGCGGCCGAGCTGCCCGGCGCGCGCGCCGCCGTCCTGACCCGGCTGTGGCGCGCCCTCACCCACGAGCCGCTGCCCTGGATCGCCGCCCGCGACCTGGCCGCCGGGACGCTGCGCCTGGCGGACGGCCGCCGCCTGCACGGCCCGTCCCCGGACCCGTTCGCGACCGACGGGTACGTCACCGCCGTGCGTCTGGACGGTGCCGTGTACGACGATCCCGCGCGCCTGATGACGGACCTGGGCGTTCCGCACGCGACGGGATTCGCGGCCGAACTCGCGCACAGCGCGGCGTCGTTGGCGCTGTCCCGGGCCGACCGGGAGGAGCCCGGGGAGGATTGGCCCGCCTCTGACTGGGAGTGGGAGCAGCGCGTGATCGACGGTCACCCGTACCACCCCAACTGCCGTTCCCGGCCCGGCTTCTCGGTGGTCGAACAGCTCGCGTACGGTCCGGAGCACCGCGCGCCGGTCCGGCTGAGCCTCGTCCCCGTCCCGGTCGGGGAGTGTCTGACCTCGGGGACGTGGCCGGCGGAATTCCGGGACGGCGGGCGGCTGTTGGTCCCGGCGCACCCCTGGCAGGCCCGGCACGTCCTGAAGCGCACGGCGGACGCGGGGCTGACGGCGCACCCGCTGATGTCCCTGCGCACCCTCGCCCTGCCCGACGGCGGACCGCACGTGAAGACGGCGCTCAGCGCGCGCCTGACCTCCTCCGTGCGGGACATCTCGACCGGTTCGGTGCTCGCCTCGGCAGCCCTGTCGGCGTTCGCGGAGACGGTCGCCGCGCGGACGGACGGCCTGCTCCACGTCACCCGCACCCCGGGCGCGGCGACGGCCGGCTCCCCCGATCTCGCGGCGGTCTGGCGGGAGTCGCCGCTGCGGTACGCGGCGCCGGGCGAGCACATCGTCCCGGTGGCGGCGCTGGCCACCACCGAACTCCCCTCCCGCGCGGGCTGGTTGGCCGCCTTCGCTCGCCTGTGTCTGACCGTCGGCCTGCGACTGCTCGACCTGGGCGTGGCGTTGGAGGCGCACGGCCAGAACCTCCTGGCCGTCCTCTCCGCCGACGGCACCCCCCTCCGGCTGGTCTACCGGGACCTGGCGGACATCCGGGTGAGCCCGGCCCGCCTCGCCCACCACGGAATCCCCCTCCCCGACCTGCCCGAGCGGATCCTCACGGACGACGTGACGGCCCTGCGCAGCAAGCTGTTCGGCTCCCTGGTGGCCGGCGCCCTGGGCTCGACGGCGGGCAGCCGGACGGCCCTGGCCCAGGCCCTGGAGACGGCCCTCCCGGACCTCCCGCCCACCCCCGACCTCACGGCACTGCGTGAACTCCCGCTCCCCACCAAGGCGTTGACGCTGATGCGGCTGTCCCCGGGGGTGAGCGGGGACCAATGGGCACTGCTGCCCAACCCGTCGCGGAACTGA